One part of the Sorangiineae bacterium MSr11954 genome encodes these proteins:
- a CDS encoding FKBP-type peptidyl-prolyl cis-trans isomerase, whose product MADQLGIEDVKIGDGAEATDGANVTVHYVGTLTDGKKFDSSRDRGQGFSFKLGGGQVIKGWDQGVKGMKIGGVRKLTIPPELGYGSRGFPGAIPPNATLLFEVELLGVK is encoded by the coding sequence ATGGCAGACCAACTCGGAATCGAAGACGTGAAGATCGGCGATGGAGCCGAGGCAACCGACGGCGCGAACGTGACCGTGCACTACGTCGGCACCTTGACCGACGGCAAGAAGTTCGACAGCTCGCGCGATCGCGGCCAAGGGTTCTCCTTCAAGCTGGGCGGCGGTCAGGTCATCAAGGGCTGGGATCAAGGCGTGAAGGGCATGAAGATCGGCGGCGTGCGCAAGCTGACCATCCCGCCGGAGCTCGGGTACGGGTCCCGCGGCTTCCCTGGCGCCATTCCTCCCAACGCGACCCTGCTCTTCGAGGTCGAGCTGCTCGGAGTCAAATAA
- a CDS encoding cold-shock protein, translating into MATGTVKWFNEAKGFGFIKQDNGGDDVFCHYSAIQASGFRTLAEGQPVEFEVKQGPKGLLAENVRVLGA; encoded by the coding sequence ATGGCAACTGGAACTGTGAAGTGGTTCAACGAGGCGAAGGGGTTCGGATTCATCAAGCAGGACAACGGAGGCGACGACGTTTTCTGCCACTACAGCGCCATCCAGGCATCGGGCTTCCGCACTCTGGCCGAGGGCCAGCCGGTGGAGTTCGAAGTGAAGCAAGGACCAAAGGGCCTGCTCGCCGAGAACGTTCGCGTCCTCGGAGCTTGA
- the nadE gene encoding NAD(+) synthase → MRLVRIAIGNANTTVGAVKSNVDRAIELAHAAAGEGATLLALPEQLIGGYMQEDLVQWRSFIDAQRRELDRFAHETRALGTASVLGLTVARGSHLYSVAALVHGGQVHGMVPKEKLPTYGVFYENRTLARGTPGLYDDLPSTGTGTVPFGDLVFEMDFGTIGLEVCEDIWSPDGPMRRRCYAGAEIMVNVSASPFRLGVEGTRREIISTRSSDNQCTVVYAALVGANDGLIYDGGGYVAQNGRMLHYAPRYREGITCVTVDLDRTRRLRAENTTWRMDQETFEAANVGKVRRVVVSVPTRGRNELRYPGPAHKSFFLPEPSEPRSPRADFCEDLLDALALGVGDYFEKTGAFKTIGVALSGGRDSLLCLMLAHRWLLRRHAHEGDHAVKKRVAEVLRAFFMPTRYSSAETRSAAEVTARELGVPLVVSDIDDAFERELEAAKGLLQPGETVTALTRQNIQARLRAERMWSWSNSASGLFLQTSNMSEKAVGYTTIGGDMEGALSVIANVPKTVVNYLLDYLLETTGSEAIRLTLKKPASAELADDMEDERDLMPFPVLDACFALYAGEKMNLPEVASALESIFPEENPTQLEAWAKKFGRLFTQSIYKWVEMPLSLHVGNLDLERERALQLPVVQKTEWQ, encoded by the coding sequence ATGAGACTCGTTCGAATTGCGATAGGGAACGCCAATACGACGGTGGGCGCGGTGAAGAGCAACGTGGATCGTGCCATCGAGCTGGCCCACGCTGCCGCGGGCGAAGGGGCCACCTTGCTCGCCTTGCCGGAGCAGCTGATTGGCGGCTACATGCAGGAAGATTTGGTCCAATGGCGCTCGTTCATCGACGCGCAGCGGCGCGAGCTCGATCGCTTCGCCCACGAGACGCGCGCGCTCGGCACCGCCTCGGTGCTGGGCCTCACGGTGGCGCGCGGGAGCCATCTCTACAGCGTGGCGGCGCTGGTGCACGGCGGGCAAGTGCACGGCATGGTGCCAAAGGAGAAGCTCCCCACCTACGGCGTCTTCTACGAGAACCGCACGCTCGCGCGGGGCACGCCGGGCCTCTACGACGATCTGCCGTCCACAGGCACCGGCACGGTCCCCTTTGGCGATCTGGTCTTCGAGATGGACTTTGGCACCATCGGCCTCGAGGTGTGCGAGGACATCTGGTCGCCCGACGGCCCCATGCGCCGCCGCTGCTACGCGGGCGCGGAGATCATGGTGAACGTCTCGGCGTCGCCCTTCCGCCTGGGGGTCGAGGGCACGCGGCGCGAGATCATCAGCACGCGCTCCTCGGACAACCAATGCACCGTGGTCTACGCGGCGCTGGTCGGGGCCAACGATGGCCTCATCTACGACGGCGGCGGCTATGTGGCGCAGAACGGGCGCATGCTCCACTACGCGCCGCGCTACCGCGAGGGCATCACCTGCGTGACCGTCGATCTCGACCGCACGCGCCGGCTGCGCGCGGAGAACACCACCTGGCGCATGGACCAAGAGACGTTCGAAGCGGCCAACGTCGGCAAGGTCCGGCGCGTCGTGGTGAGCGTGCCCACCCGCGGGCGAAACGAGCTTCGGTACCCGGGGCCTGCGCACAAGAGCTTCTTTCTCCCCGAGCCGTCCGAACCCCGCTCGCCGCGCGCGGACTTCTGCGAAGATCTGCTCGATGCCCTGGCCCTCGGCGTGGGCGACTACTTCGAGAAGACGGGCGCCTTCAAGACCATCGGCGTGGCGCTCTCCGGCGGGCGCGACAGCTTGCTCTGTCTCATGCTCGCGCACCGCTGGCTCTTGCGCCGTCATGCGCACGAGGGCGACCATGCCGTGAAGAAGCGCGTGGCCGAGGTCCTGCGCGCCTTCTTCATGCCGACCCGCTACTCGTCGGCCGAGACGCGCTCGGCGGCCGAGGTGACCGCCCGCGAGCTCGGCGTTCCCTTGGTGGTGAGCGACATCGACGACGCGTTCGAGCGCGAGCTCGAGGCGGCCAAGGGCTTGCTGCAGCCCGGCGAGACGGTGACCGCGCTCACCCGCCAGAACATTCAGGCGCGGCTTCGGGCCGAGCGCATGTGGAGCTGGTCGAACAGCGCCTCCGGGCTCTTCTTGCAGACGAGCAACATGAGCGAGAAGGCCGTGGGCTACACCACCATCGGCGGCGACATGGAGGGCGCGCTCTCGGTCATCGCCAACGTGCCCAAGACCGTGGTGAACTACTTGCTCGACTACCTGCTGGAGACCACCGGCTCCGAGGCCATCCGACTCACCTTGAAAAAACCGGCCAGCGCCGAGCTTGCCGACGACATGGAGGACGAGCGCGATCTCATGCCGTTCCCCGTCCTCGACGCCTGCTTCGCCCTCTACGCCGGCGAAAAGATGAACCTGCCCGAGGTCGCCTCCGCGCTCGAGTCCATCTTCCCGGAGGAGAACCCCACGCAGCTCGAAGCCTGGGCGAAGAAGTTCGGCCGCCTGTTCACGCAGTCGATTTACAAATGGGTGGAGATGCCGCTCAGCCTCCACGTGGGCAACCTCGATCTGGAGCGCGAGCGCGCGTTGCAGTTGCCCGTGGTTCAAAAAACCGAGTGGCAGTAG
- the egtB gene encoding ergothioneine biosynthesis protein EgtB — protein MLAVRASRSALATRYGDVRAATTSLAAPLGPEDCTVQSMPDASPTKWHLAHTTWFFETFVLARAKPSRTPFDPRYGVLFNSYYEAVGERTPRANRGLMSRPTLEEVYAYRRAIDEEMGHLLARDLDGDIASVVELGLHHEQQHQELLLTDIQHVLSQNPLRPRYVDAPESRAARPADSAVGPSDLPPLEWISAPEGLRTIGHGPAADGTTSFSFDNETPRHRLFVPAFSLASRLVTCGEYIDFIEDGGYERPELWLSDGWAARRAEQWEAPLYWEKHDGTYHAFSLHGLQPIDPRRPVAHVSLYEAYAYATWAGARLPTEAEWEVASERCPIEGNFVESGLLRPRALSSGAAGAAGASGTSSAPRGVLRQMFGDVWEWTGSAYAAYPGFRPLAGALGEYNGKFMCNQMVLRGGSCFSPANHLRRTYRNFFPPGARWQMTGIRLAKDARDARDARDGRDASARPSGIGDSV, from the coding sequence ATGCTTGCCGTTCGAGCTTCGCGCTCCGCCCTCGCCACGCGTTACGGTGACGTGCGCGCGGCCACCACGTCCCTCGCCGCTCCGTTGGGACCCGAAGATTGCACCGTGCAATCGATGCCCGACGCGAGCCCCACCAAGTGGCACCTCGCGCACACCACGTGGTTCTTCGAGACGTTCGTGCTCGCGCGTGCAAAACCTTCGCGGACGCCGTTCGATCCGCGTTACGGCGTCCTCTTCAACTCGTACTACGAGGCGGTGGGCGAGCGAACTCCAAGGGCGAACCGCGGTCTCATGAGCCGCCCCACGCTCGAAGAGGTGTACGCATACCGCCGCGCCATCGACGAGGAGATGGGTCATTTGCTCGCGCGCGATCTCGACGGCGACATCGCCTCGGTGGTGGAGCTCGGGCTCCATCACGAGCAGCAGCATCAAGAGCTCCTCTTGACGGACATTCAGCACGTCCTATCTCAAAACCCACTGCGGCCTCGTTACGTCGATGCCCCCGAATCGCGCGCGGCGCGGCCGGCAGACTCCGCGGTCGGGCCGAGCGATCTCCCTCCGCTCGAGTGGATTTCGGCGCCGGAAGGGCTGCGCACCATCGGCCACGGCCCCGCCGCCGACGGCACCACGTCTTTCTCGTTCGACAACGAAACGCCACGCCATCGCCTCTTCGTGCCCGCATTCTCCTTGGCGTCCCGCCTCGTCACGTGCGGTGAGTACATCGATTTCATCGAGGACGGCGGCTACGAGCGCCCGGAGCTCTGGCTCTCCGATGGATGGGCCGCGCGCCGCGCCGAGCAATGGGAGGCGCCGCTCTATTGGGAGAAGCACGATGGCACGTACCACGCTTTTTCGCTTCACGGTCTTCAGCCCATCGATCCGCGCCGTCCGGTGGCGCACGTGAGCCTCTACGAAGCGTACGCCTACGCCACATGGGCGGGCGCGCGCCTTCCCACCGAGGCCGAGTGGGAGGTGGCATCGGAGCGCTGTCCCATCGAGGGCAATTTCGTCGAGAGCGGCCTTCTCCGTCCGCGCGCTCTTTCGTCGGGCGCGGCAGGCGCGGCGGGCGCATCTGGCACGTCGAGCGCGCCGCGCGGTGTGCTCCGGCAAATGTTTGGCGACGTCTGGGAGTGGACGGGGAGCGCGTACGCTGCGTATCCGGGCTTTCGTCCGCTGGCGGGGGCGCTCGGTGAATACAACGGAAAATTCATGTGCAATCAGATGGTCCTTCGCGGGGGTTCCTGTTTCTCGCCCGCGAACCATTTGCGGCGCACGTACCGCAATTTCTTCCCGCCCGGCGCGCGCTGGCAGATGACCGGCATCCGTCTTGCGAAGGACGCACGAGACGCCCGAGACGCGAGAGATGGAAGAGACGCGTCCGCACGACCGTCCGGAATCGGAGATTCGGTCTAA
- the egtD gene encoding L-histidine N(alpha)-methyltransferase, with protein MMKKTSIGPFTLYDYAPTREDSFRTEVLRGLAQPKKAIPCKFFYDERGSRLFDDICELPEYYPTRTELAILSQYTREIARELGPRPLLIELGSGSGNKTRLVLDYLDDPAAYVPIDIAREHLIASAALLLDAYADRGLEVLPVCADYTKDFDIPRARRPTQNLVFYFPGSTIGNLSPQEAVTFLSHLRSLARGPCGLLVGADLHKDRSILEPAYNDHAGVTAAFNLNVLARINRELGGDFALDHFRHRAFYNVTDRRIEMHLISTCNQTVHVGDVPIAFREGESITTEHSYKFSRESMADIASRSGFRVERVWTDAQNLFSVQLLRSV; from the coding sequence ATGATGAAGAAAACGAGCATCGGCCCGTTCACGCTCTACGACTACGCACCCACCCGCGAAGACTCCTTCCGCACGGAGGTCCTTCGCGGCCTCGCGCAGCCAAAGAAGGCCATACCCTGTAAATTCTTCTACGACGAGCGTGGCTCCCGCCTCTTCGACGACATCTGCGAGCTGCCCGAGTATTACCCCACGCGCACCGAGCTCGCGATCCTGAGCCAATACACGAGGGAGATCGCGCGCGAGCTGGGACCGCGCCCGCTGCTCATCGAGCTCGGGAGCGGCAGCGGCAACAAAACGCGCCTCGTGCTGGACTACCTCGACGATCCGGCGGCCTACGTCCCCATCGACATCGCGCGCGAGCACCTCATCGCCTCCGCGGCGCTCCTGCTCGACGCCTACGCCGACCGCGGCCTCGAAGTGCTCCCGGTATGTGCAGACTACACGAAAGACTTCGACATCCCGCGCGCCCGGCGCCCGACGCAAAACCTGGTCTTCTATTTCCCCGGCTCCACGATCGGCAACCTCTCGCCGCAGGAAGCCGTCACCTTCCTCTCCCACCTGCGCTCCCTCGCGCGCGGCCCGTGCGGCCTGCTGGTCGGCGCCGATCTCCACAAGGACCGCTCCATCCTGGAGCCGGCCTACAACGATCACGCAGGCGTCACCGCCGCGTTCAACCTCAACGTACTGGCGCGCATCAACCGCGAGCTCGGCGGAGATTTCGCGCTCGACCACTTCCGCCACCGCGCCTTCTACAACGTGACCGATCGTCGCATCGAGATGCACTTGATCAGCACGTGCAACCAGACCGTCCACGTGGGCGACGTCCCCATCGCCTTCCGCGAGGGCGAGTCCATCACCACCGAGCACTCGTACAAATTCAGCCGCGAGAGCATGGCCGACATCGCGTCGCGCAGCGGCTTCCGCGTGGAGCGCGTCTGGACGGACGCCCAAAACCTGTTCAGCGTGCAGTTGCTGCGCAGCGTGTAG
- a CDS encoding acyl-CoA desaturase: MSLQASELDLPTTGQPASVAESSDDPSLTRISWLTSAPFFFVHIAAVVGVAMLGWSWSGFALAVGLYYLRMFGITAGNHRYFAHRTYKTGRVFQFVLALIGTLSVQKGVLWWAAHHRLHHKFSDKPGDIHSRKLQGFFWSHVGWILAKKYDETEWDQIRDFRAYPELVWLNRFHLVPITAFAVGLFLVGGSWGLVWGFFVSTTLLWHGTFTINSLAHWIGRRRYATTDDSRNSLLLALITLGEGWHNNHHYYPKAVNQGFYWWEIDVSYYVLRILAALGIVWDLHTPPLKVRDRAPIANRAAKTVPSA, from the coding sequence ATGTCGCTCCAAGCTTCCGAGCTCGATCTTCCGACGACCGGCCAGCCGGCGTCCGTCGCCGAATCGTCCGACGATCCTTCGCTTACCCGGATTTCGTGGCTTACCAGCGCGCCGTTTTTCTTCGTCCACATCGCGGCGGTGGTGGGCGTGGCGATGCTCGGATGGTCGTGGAGCGGATTTGCGCTGGCGGTCGGGCTGTATTACCTGCGGATGTTCGGTATTACGGCGGGGAATCACCGGTATTTTGCGCACCGGACGTACAAGACGGGTCGGGTGTTTCAGTTCGTGCTGGCGCTCATTGGGACGTTGAGCGTGCAAAAAGGGGTGCTCTGGTGGGCAGCGCACCACCGGTTGCACCATAAGTTTTCGGACAAGCCGGGCGACATCCACTCGCGCAAGCTGCAAGGCTTCTTCTGGTCGCACGTGGGGTGGATCCTCGCGAAGAAGTACGACGAGACGGAGTGGGACCAAATTCGCGATTTTCGTGCGTACCCCGAGCTCGTCTGGCTCAATCGCTTCCACCTGGTGCCGATCACGGCGTTTGCCGTGGGGCTCTTTCTCGTGGGCGGCTCGTGGGGGCTCGTCTGGGGTTTCTTCGTGTCGACGACCCTGCTCTGGCACGGCACCTTCACGATCAACTCGCTGGCGCATTGGATCGGGCGGCGCCGCTATGCCACCACCGACGATAGCCGCAATAGCTTGCTCCTGGCCCTGATCACCCTGGGCGAAGGCTGGCACAACAACCACCACTACTACCCGAAGGCCGTCAACCAGGGCTTCTACTGGTGGGAGATCGACGTGTCGTACTATGTGCTGCGCATCCTCGCCGCGCTCGGCATCGTCTGGGATCTGCACACCCCGCCGCTGAAGGTCCGCGACCGCGCCCCCATCGCCAACCGCGCGGCCAAGACGGTCCCCAGCGCGTAA
- a CDS encoding GNAT family N-acetyltransferase: MVIIRPALDEDIAGVAALAAQLVRYHHGLDPLRFMQVPRVEEGYRHYLKGEMRSGDVVILVALREPEKPEDTRRPHVVGYTYSRVEPRNWNALLDRCGMIHDVFVAEEERRHGLARRLMHETIRHLEDLGIPRIVLYTATQNEQAQRLFASLGFRTTMLELTRETTHPPRRSVPPPSR; the protein is encoded by the coding sequence ATGGTGATCATCCGGCCCGCCCTCGACGAAGACATCGCGGGGGTCGCCGCCCTCGCCGCCCAGCTCGTTCGGTACCATCACGGGCTCGACCCGCTGCGGTTCATGCAGGTGCCCAGGGTGGAGGAAGGCTACCGGCACTACCTCAAAGGCGAGATGCGCTCGGGCGATGTCGTCATCCTCGTTGCGCTCCGGGAGCCGGAGAAGCCCGAGGACACGCGACGCCCCCACGTGGTCGGCTACACGTACTCCCGCGTCGAGCCGCGCAACTGGAACGCCCTGCTCGACCGCTGCGGCATGATCCACGACGTGTTCGTGGCCGAGGAAGAACGCCGCCACGGCCTGGCGCGCAGGCTGATGCACGAGACGATTCGGCACCTGGAGGACCTGGGCATCCCGCGCATCGTGCTGTACACGGCCACCCAGAACGAGCAGGCGCAAAGGCTCTTCGCCTCCCTGGGCTTCCGCACCACCATGCTCGAACTGACGCGCGAAACCACCCACCCCCCGCGCCGCAGCGTCCCGCCGCCCTCGCGTTGA
- a CDS encoding periplasmic heavy metal sensor — protein sequence MIGFVIGTLCLIGLVKVLRRARYGGGGPFAFGHCGPGRFGGGWGGGSAWGGGGWGGYGGGSPWGHGDHAGDYRHGWHGEAWRGGSYDDVPEGDRRGRHGGWGAWAGRQGQRFFLRGLFERLDTTPGQEKVIVAAFDDLRAAADKVREEMHGARTEVATAMRGESFDEVALGGATARVEHGIDTMRRAGIDAFAKIHEALDERQRGRLADLLQHGPRGFGY from the coding sequence ATGATCGGTTTCGTCATTGGAACGCTTTGTTTGATCGGACTGGTAAAGGTCCTCCGCCGAGCCCGATACGGCGGCGGCGGCCCGTTCGCCTTTGGCCATTGCGGCCCGGGCCGATTCGGCGGCGGATGGGGAGGCGGCAGCGCATGGGGCGGCGGTGGATGGGGAGGCTACGGGGGAGGATCGCCCTGGGGCCATGGCGACCACGCCGGCGACTACCGCCACGGCTGGCACGGCGAGGCATGGCGCGGCGGCAGCTACGACGATGTCCCCGAGGGCGACCGGCGCGGACGCCACGGTGGTTGGGGCGCCTGGGCCGGACGCCAAGGACAGCGCTTCTTCCTGCGCGGGCTCTTCGAGCGCCTCGACACCACCCCCGGCCAGGAGAAGGTGATTGTCGCCGCGTTCGACGATCTGCGGGCGGCCGCCGACAAGGTTCGCGAGGAGATGCACGGCGCGCGGACCGAGGTTGCCACGGCCATGCGCGGGGAGAGCTTCGACGAGGTCGCCCTCGGCGGGGCCACGGCCCGGGTGGAGCACGGCATCGACACGATGCGGCGCGCAGGGATCGACGCGTTTGCGAAGATTCACGAGGCGCTCGATGAACGTCAACGCGGTCGGCTGGCCGACCTGCTCCAGCACGGCCCGCGCGGCTTTGGGTACTAA
- a CDS encoding response regulator transcription factor, with protein MPTRVLLIDDDVRLYELLASYLEQNGFTVTAVSDGPQGLAALAAGTFDAVLLDVMMPGMDGLEVLRRIREKNRIPVLMLTAKGDETDRVVGLEIGADDYVPKPFSPRELLARLRAVLRRAAPDCIDHRIRVGDVAIEVGSRQVTFAGKPVELTGVEFDILLALARRPGRVVAREALLAEAGRGDVTVGDRTVDVHISHLRQKLGDDPKSPRLIKTVRGVGYVLARDLA; from the coding sequence ATGCCGACCCGCGTCCTACTCATCGACGATGACGTGCGCCTGTACGAGCTGCTCGCGAGCTACCTGGAACAAAATGGCTTCACGGTGACCGCCGTATCGGATGGCCCCCAGGGGCTCGCCGCGCTCGCCGCCGGCACCTTCGACGCCGTCTTGCTCGACGTGATGATGCCCGGCATGGATGGACTGGAGGTCCTTCGCCGCATTCGCGAGAAGAACCGCATCCCCGTCCTGATGCTCACCGCCAAGGGGGACGAGACCGATCGGGTCGTCGGTCTCGAAATCGGCGCGGACGATTACGTGCCAAAACCATTCAGCCCCCGCGAGCTGCTCGCACGGCTGCGCGCCGTCCTCCGCCGCGCAGCCCCCGATTGCATCGATCACCGCATCCGCGTGGGCGACGTCGCCATCGAAGTCGGCAGTCGCCAAGTGACCTTTGCCGGAAAGCCGGTGGAGCTCACCGGCGTCGAGTTCGACATTCTGCTCGCCCTCGCCCGACGTCCGGGCCGGGTGGTCGCGCGGGAAGCGCTGCTCGCCGAGGCAGGCCGCGGCGATGTCACGGTCGGGGACCGCACGGTCGACGTTCACATCTCGCATTTGCGGCAAAAATTGGGCGACGATCCCAAGTCCCCGCGCCTCATCAAAACGGTGCGCGGCGTGGGTTACGTGCTCGCCAGGGATCTCGCGTGA
- a CDS encoding HAMP domain-containing histidine kinase codes for MRRHHRRRWPPFDPNFLGLRHPFHRVKFQFLLQRRIFLWFGATIVISAIVVGYCVHVFGGDEGWGADGNRARKFLGHRYAEVWNDPEARTKLTQATSRDLGLHVELRDSAGNVLDGSGKMCKHPFNAPVLDESNHALGTVTLCGDFHAFGKSALGPLFVGLFILWAASGIIARRLARPIYQIALVADDIGRGQLSSRVRIPLHHRGEMGLLAEALYDMAVRIEKQLADQRALLATVSHEIRTPLARMRLLIEFARGAACSAGPTSDVSSPPPAPSPSSSPASSSATKSPLEELDREIVAIDALVSDLLAGSRIDFAAIKPVTMDATEVAKEAIERTGVAPEKLVVDVPHLQFRGDPTLVARAVTNLLENADRHAGGVTMFHVHQDGNLVAFDVEDDGPGFAPGEESQAFEPFYKNPRSSAASARSSGLGLALVKRIAEAHGGRAFAENRAQGGARVGVRFRMVGR; via the coding sequence GTGAGGCGCCACCACCGGCGCCGCTGGCCCCCGTTCGACCCGAATTTTCTCGGGCTGCGGCACCCGTTTCATCGCGTTAAATTTCAATTCCTACTTCAGCGGCGCATCTTCTTGTGGTTCGGCGCGACCATCGTCATCAGCGCCATCGTGGTCGGATATTGCGTCCACGTGTTCGGCGGCGACGAAGGTTGGGGCGCCGACGGCAATCGCGCGCGCAAGTTCCTGGGCCATCGCTACGCCGAGGTCTGGAACGACCCGGAGGCACGCACCAAGCTCACCCAAGCGACCTCGCGCGATCTCGGGCTCCATGTCGAGCTTCGGGACAGCGCGGGCAACGTGCTCGATGGGAGCGGAAAGATGTGCAAGCACCCCTTCAACGCCCCCGTGCTGGACGAGAGCAACCACGCGCTCGGCACCGTCACCCTCTGCGGGGACTTTCACGCCTTCGGAAAGTCTGCGCTTGGCCCGCTCTTCGTGGGGCTGTTCATCCTTTGGGCCGCCTCCGGCATCATCGCCCGGCGCCTGGCCCGTCCCATTTACCAAATCGCCCTCGTGGCCGATGACATCGGGCGCGGCCAGCTCTCGAGCCGCGTTCGCATTCCGCTGCACCACCGTGGCGAGATGGGACTGCTGGCCGAAGCGCTTTACGATATGGCGGTACGCATCGAGAAACAGCTGGCCGATCAGCGCGCTCTTCTCGCCACCGTCTCGCACGAAATTCGCACGCCGCTGGCGCGCATGCGCCTGCTCATCGAATTTGCGCGTGGCGCTGCATGCTCGGCCGGGCCAACATCGGATGTTTCGTCCCCGCCGCCTGCGCCTTCGCCCTCTTCGTCGCCCGCTTCGTCCTCCGCCACCAAATCTCCTCTCGAGGAGTTGGACCGCGAAATCGTCGCCATCGATGCGCTGGTAAGCGATTTGCTCGCTGGATCGCGAATCGATTTTGCGGCGATCAAACCGGTTACGATGGATGCCACCGAGGTGGCCAAGGAAGCCATCGAGCGAACGGGCGTCGCCCCGGAAAAACTGGTCGTCGATGTGCCTCACCTGCAATTCCGAGGAGATCCGACGTTGGTGGCTCGGGCCGTAACCAACTTGCTCGAGAATGCCGATCGGCATGCAGGTGGGGTTACGATGTTTCATGTACATCAAGACGGAAACTTGGTGGCGTTCGACGTCGAAGACGATGGGCCGGGATTTGCGCCTGGAGAGGAATCCCAAGCCTTCGAACCCTTTTACAAAAACCCAAGAAGCTCTGCGGCCAGCGCGCGCTCTTCGGGTTTGGGTCTTGCACTCGTAAAGCGAATTGCAGAGGCTCACGGCGGCCGCGCTTTTGCAGAGAATCGAGCGCAAGGTGGAGCACGCGTTGGCGTGCGATTTCGGATGGTAGGACGGTAA
- a CDS encoding response regulator, translating to MFNTAVMENTVSPELNEPTSEQQPLAEDSIRGRVLVVDDEPAVRRGICRALRMDGYVVTEARSGDEAWDILTNGRLLPDVMVLDLVLPNETGLAFLARLPQPLPLAVILVSGQGKIPHAVEALRLGASDFLEKPVGIDELRPAVERAVASRRAQKARSWEETVTHAVTPALPAPTGARLRKGSYQSLIDDSERHVLRSTLDLCQGNVAAAARMLHLDRGNLFRRLKRLGMR from the coding sequence GTGTTCAACACCGCCGTGATGGAAAATACTGTTTCGCCAGAGCTGAACGAACCTACTTCCGAACAACAACCACTCGCCGAAGATTCAATTCGCGGGCGCGTGCTGGTGGTTGACGACGAGCCTGCGGTGCGCCGTGGTATCTGCCGCGCGCTTCGCATGGATGGCTACGTCGTCACCGAAGCACGAAGTGGTGACGAAGCGTGGGACATCCTTACCAACGGCCGGCTCTTGCCGGACGTGATGGTTTTGGATCTCGTGCTTCCCAACGAAACCGGGCTCGCGTTTCTCGCGCGCCTTCCCCAACCGTTGCCTCTCGCCGTGATTCTCGTTTCCGGCCAAGGGAAGATCCCCCACGCCGTCGAAGCGCTGCGTCTCGGTGCTAGCGACTTCCTCGAGAAACCCGTCGGCATCGACGAGTTGCGCCCGGCCGTCGAACGCGCCGTGGCTTCGCGCCGCGCCCAGAAGGCGCGCTCGTGGGAAGAAACCGTGACCCACGCCGTAACCCCCGCGCTGCCTGCCCCCACGGGCGCACGCCTGCGCAAGGGCTCCTATCAGTCGCTCATCGACGACTCCGAACGCCATGTGCTGCGTTCGACGTTGGACCTCTGCCAAGGCAACGTGGCCGCCGCCGCCCGCATGCTGCACCTGGACCGCGGCAACCTGTTCCGCCGTCTCAAACGACTCGGCATGCGCTAG